From the Primulina tabacum isolate GXHZ01 chromosome 3, ASM2559414v2, whole genome shotgun sequence genome, one window contains:
- the LOC142539740 gene encoding uncharacterized protein LOC142539740, producing the protein MADLDLDLDELLDGPTQVPVRSTRFNPKNSKFKPRVKTEPSQHPPASSFDSAELMGKESDSIPLPKKEEPGIKPEFANDAEMDIDLKCGGIVENGMKKEENEDLMETEEGEAEDEVVREIDVYLTSSLDPNTRLFVLQYPLRPMWRPYEMEERCEEVRVKPASNEVEVDLAIDFESKNYDRNADSRDLMKKQTLASSWKPPQASGYAVGVLTGNKLHLNPIHAVVQLRPSMEHLDSRESKRKVVTSVEDSVKAEEIKQEKLSIASKQLIKPSGQEKDIGEDWIPMTYHSARSDMASRYSQKMVAQEGSPIHFSMSSYDYLNSLYPGTCNDNVQISGPPRRLLLTLPLKERFKTWLLEGPPIHRFDALKYLALDESVEEIFGVLQEYARLVQGLWVPKSYLVYGTDQGIEVLARDYVLLLFTKNPLINSSQLPRRPQLAKAMKDVLKVLSVERPAFSDWKLKELPDFSFIKLNSSVVKKQQEEWDCLETKINGLLFGGKTGPAMTASSKSNTTDNSIAKSSDIVGTRTLIGTNSKIQMSEEAREAIAKALQKLFKSVKVCGFQQISQRLRDMAVSESARSTGFAKEAVAAANSIDSFPTELQAIVNQVAVNIHGICVPKSSPDHPQYDPFRKIVIDLFVAEGPNAKLKKAPIIEAAKMELKRDITTTEYNKVLQELCISQASAWVLRSGDRNPIH; encoded by the exons ATGGCGGACCTTGATTTGGACCTGGACGAGCTGTTGGACGGCCCCACGCAGGTCCCCGTTCGATCCACACGCTTCAATCCCAAGAACTCAAAATTCAAGCCGAGGGTCAAAACCGAGCCATCTCAACACCCGCCAGCATCTTCATTTGACTCTGCTGAACTGATGGGAAAGGAATCGGATTCCATTCCCTTGCCCAAAAAGGAGGAACCTGGTATTAAACCCGAATTTGCGAATGATGCTGAGATGGACATTGACTTGAAGTGTGGGGGGATAGTTGAAAACGGAATGAAaaaagaagagaatgaagatttAATGGAAACGGAAGAAGGGGAAGCAGAGGACGAAGTTGTTCGAGAAATTGATGTCTATCTAACTTCTTCTCTGGATCCTAATACTCGG TTGTTTGTGTTGCAATACCCGCTCAGACCAATGTGGCGGCCATATGAAATGGAAGAAAGATGTGAAGAG GTGAGGGTGAAACCTGCAAGTAACGAAGTAGAGGTTGATTTGGCTATCGATTTTGAATCCAAGAATTATGATAGAAATGCTGATTCTAGAGATTTGATGAAAAAACAG ACTCTTGCTTCATCATGGAAGCCACCTCAGGCAAGTGGTTATGCTGTTGGGGTTCTAACTGGAAACAAG TTACACTTGAACCCTATCCACGCAGTTGTACAACTTCGACCTTCCATGGAGCATCTTGATTCTAGGGAATCCAAAAGGAAGGTTGTTACCAGTGTGGAAGATTCTGTGAAGGCAGAAGAGATCAAGCAGGAAAAACTTTCGATTGCATCAAAACAATTG ATCAAACCATCAGGGCAGGAAAAGGATATTGGAGAA GATTGGATTCCTATGACATACCATAGTGCAAGAAGCGACATGGCATCAAGATACTCGCAAAAAATGGTGGCTCAGGAAGGATCACCTATTCATTTTTCCATGAGCTC GTATGATTATCTGAATAGCTTGTATCCTGGCACATGTAATGACAATGTCCAGATCAGTGGTCCTCCAAGAAG GCTGTTACTGACTCTACCGCTAAAAGAACGGTTTAAAACTTGGCTTCTTGAG GGCCCTCCAATTCATCGATTTGACGCTTTGAAGTACCTAGCTTTGGATGAATCCGTCGAAGAAATTTTTGGAGTCTTGCAGGAATATGCCCGATTAGTTCAGGGACTTTGGGTTCCTAAAAGTTATTTGGTGTATGGAACCGATCAAGGAATAGAAGTTTTAGCCAGGGATTATGTTCTTCTTTTATTTACCAAGAATCCCCTCATTAACAGCTCTCAATTGCCTCGACGACCTCAACTTGCTAAAGCAATGAAAGATGTCCTGAAAGTGTTGTCTGTGGAGAGACCTGCCTTCAGTGACTGGAAACTGAAAGAGCTCCCAGATTTTAGTTTCATCAAACTTAATTCCTCTGTTGTAAAAAAACAACAAGAAGAGTGGGATTGCTTAGAGACTAAAATCAACGGTCTTCTTTTTGGAGGAAAAACTGGACCTGCTATGACGGCTTCTTCAAAGTCTAACACCACAGACAATTCGATCGCGAAAAGTTCCGATATAGTCGGTACGAGGACTCTGATTGGAACAAACTCAAAGATCCAAATGTCCGAAGAAGCTCGAGAGGCTATTGCAAAAGCCCTTCAAAAACTTTTTAAAAGTGTCAAAGTTTGCGG TTTTCAACAAATTAGCCAACGTTTACGGGACATGGCAGTGTCTGAGTCTGCACGCTCGACGGGATTTGCTAAAGAGGCTGTAGCTGCAGCGAACAGTATCGATTCTTTTCCGACTGAGCTTCAGGCAATCGTTAATCAAGTAGCCGTTAATATTCATGGCATTTGCGTTCCGAAATCATCACCAGATCATCCACAGTATGACCCATTCAG GAAAATTGTCATTGATCTTTTTGTTGCTGAAGGACCAAATGCAAAGCTTAAAAAGGCTCCTATAATTGAGGCTGCCAAGATGGAACTTAAGAGGGATATAACTACCACCGAATATAATAAG GTCTTGCAGGAATTGTGTATATCTCAAGCTTCTGCTTGGGTACTGAGGAGTGGTGACAGAAACCCAATACATTGA
- the LOC142538902 gene encoding uncharacterized protein LOC142538902 translates to MCPSRKSQRISRGRNPENKNPLSMLRPIISATFPASSMAEDSNQRFSMSTSIPLGKHCSQNWVSRVNYHNGSSSIGRLSSFRTAEEFSTGHVAGAINVPFLLRVGPGMTHNPKFLEEV, encoded by the exons ATGTGTCCTTCCCGAAAATCTCAGCGTATTTCAAGAGGTAGAAACCCAGAAAACAAGAACCCATTATCGATGTTGAGGCCAATTATCTCTGCTACCTTTCCCGCTTCGTCAATGGCGGAGGATTCAAATCAAAGGTTTTCGATGTCTACTTCGATACCGCTGGGAAAGCATTGTTCTCAGAATTGGGTGAGCAGAGTAAATTATCACAATGGCTCCAGCTCTATCGGTAGACTTTCCAGCTTCAG GACTGCCGAGGAGTTTAGCACTGGACATGTTGCTGGTGCTATCAATGTCCCTTTCTTGCTGAGAGTTGGACCAG GTATGACCCATAATCCCAAATTTTTGGAGGAAGTGTAG